The following proteins come from a genomic window of Oncorhynchus masou masou isolate Uvic2021 chromosome 25, UVic_Omas_1.1, whole genome shotgun sequence:
- the LOC135514001 gene encoding aldo-keto reductase family 1 member A1-A-like, with protein sequence MSSCVTLSSGHKIPLVGLGTWKSAPGQVKQAVLTALDCGYRHIDCAAAYSNEQEVGEALALRLGPGKALRREAVFLTSKLWNTQHHPDDVETACRKSLIHLGLNYLDLYLMHWPMAFQRGTELMPKRADGSVCYDDIHYQETWVAMESLVDKGLVRAIGLSNFNARQTDDIISIAKHKPVVNQVECHPYLSQAELLSHCRSVGVCVTAYSPLGSGDRPWASPDEPCLLQDPGLGAIALRHSMTPAQVILRWQVQRGVVCIPKSVTPSRIQQNIQVFDFSLSDEDMKQMESFSRNERYIVPAVERDGKRVWRDAEHPHFPFNEPY encoded by the exons ATGAGTTCTTGCGTGACCCTGTCGTCAGGGCATAAGATTCCCCTGGTGGGGCTGGGCACCTGGAAGAGTGCCCCTGGACAG GTGAAGCAGGCAGTGCTGACGGCTCTAGACTGTGGCTACAGACACATTGATTGTGCTGCTGCATACAGTAATGAGCAGGAGGTCGGGGAGGCACTGGCTCTGAGGCTGGGACCAGGAAAG GCCCTGCGTCGTGAGGCTGTATTTCTGACCTCTAAGCTGTGGAACACCCAGCATCACCCTGACGATGTAGAGACAGCCTGTAGGAAGAGTCTAATACACCTGGGACTGAACTACCTGGACCTCTACCTCATGCATTGGCCCATGGCCTTCCa GCGTGGGACAGAGCTGATGCCTAAGCGGGCCGATGGGAGTGTGTGTTACGATGACATACACTACCAGGAAACCTGGGTTGCCATGGAGAGCCTGGTTGATAAGGGGCTGGTCCGAGCCATTGGTCTGTCCAACTTCAacgccagacagacagacgataTCATCAGCATCGCCAAACACAAGCCTGTAGTCAACCAG GTGGAGTGTCACCCATACCTGTCCCAGGCTGAGTTGCTGAGTCACTGCAg GTCGGTAGGTGTATGTGTGACGGCCTACAGCCCCCTGGGTAGCGGTGACAGGCCCTGGGCCTCGCCTGATGAACCCTGCCTGCTGCAGGACCCTGGACTGGGGGCTATCGCCCTCCGCCACAGCATGACCCCTGCTCAGGTCATACTCAG gtggCAGGTACAGAGAGGAGTAGTCTGCATCCCCAAAAGTGTCACCCCCTCCAGGATCCAGCAGAACATACAG GTGTTTGACTTCTCTCTGTCGGATGAAGACATGAAGCAGATGGAGTCATTCAGCAGAAACGAGAGGTACATCGTCCCAGCTGTGGAG AGGGACGGAAAGAGAGTGTGGAGGGACGCCGAGCACCCCCATTTCCCCTTCAATGAGCCGTACTGA